One part of the Vibrio hyugaensis genome encodes these proteins:
- a CDS encoding DUF7281 domain-containing protein: protein MDTARPGISEKSAKGGVFQQLISLAGNVNIPLKNQPDVPKEARYVASVELDDLDFPRFSRVLIIENGELMVRWKDVVLSLPDEWQSAVLVYRGHGKNQKDLPTLIECFDNNAVEVGFFYDYDPAGLDMVEQLSNAQHYWVVPALDLELFRSINKLDEFLKQLEQLDRLKSRDVSASIREHLTFIEKNTLAITQEHLIKNQCPLVIERFIE, encoded by the coding sequence ATGGATACTGCACGCCCTGGTATTAGCGAGAAGTCTGCAAAAGGTGGTGTGTTTCAGCAGCTCATTAGCTTAGCTGGTAATGTGAATATCCCTTTAAAGAACCAGCCAGATGTACCAAAAGAAGCTAGGTATGTAGCTTCTGTAGAGTTGGATGATCTAGATTTCCCGCGTTTTAGCCGAGTACTTATTATCGAAAATGGCGAGCTAATGGTTCGATGGAAAGATGTTGTACTCTCTTTGCCAGATGAATGGCAATCCGCTGTGCTCGTTTACCGTGGTCACGGAAAAAACCAAAAAGACCTACCTACTCTGATTGAATGCTTTGACAACAATGCCGTTGAAGTAGGCTTTTTCTATGATTACGATCCAGCAGGCTTGGATATGGTTGAGCAGCTAAGCAATGCTCAGCACTATTGGGTTGTCCCTGCCTTAGATCTGGAGTTATTTCGAAGTATCAATAAGCTCGATGAGTTTTTGAAACAACTAGAGCAGCTTGACAGGCTCAAGAGTAGAGATGTCAGCGCATCGATACGAGAGCATTTAACTTTCATTGAGAAGAATACATTGGCAATAACGCAAGAGCACTTGATCAAGAATCAGTGCCCTCTGGTTATCGAAAGGTTTATCGAATAA
- a CDS encoding condensin complex protein MksE gives MNKFESVFRMLMSKKVICEYASPIEYTYLSDTRNRSDMNQYLSRISMTTVETQDGLGFYCGYENIDNTRKKNEVLKDFEVFSQTMEGIIAWLKLARNIDSDSRPIMAGGKLSESELLAAIEESNSLQNQLDHIAHKLKRAHKSKESKTKLRSILDYLVQEGYFVSPSSTGSLFIATAKWSLLYETLEFIAINEGMLESEADGGNELDTQMGLI, from the coding sequence ATGAATAAGTTTGAATCGGTTTTCCGAATGCTCATGAGTAAAAAGGTGATATGTGAATATGCATCTCCTATTGAGTACACATACTTATCCGATACCAGAAATCGAAGTGACATGAACCAATACTTGTCTCGAATAAGCATGACAACAGTCGAAACACAAGACGGCCTAGGTTTTTACTGTGGATACGAGAACATCGATAACACTCGAAAGAAAAACGAAGTTCTCAAAGACTTTGAAGTTTTTTCGCAGACGATGGAAGGAATAATCGCTTGGCTCAAACTAGCCCGAAATATTGATTCAGACTCCAGACCTATCATGGCTGGTGGCAAGCTTTCGGAGTCAGAGTTACTCGCAGCAATAGAGGAAAGTAACTCACTTCAAAATCAGCTTGATCATATTGCACACAAGCTTAAAAGAGCCCATAAAAGCAAAGAGAGTAAAACGAAGCTGAGGTCTATCTTAGATTATCTTGTCCAAGAAGGATACTTTGTATCTCCATCATCAACTGGTTCTCTCTTTATCGCTACAGCGAAATGGTCATTGCTTTATGAGACTTTGGAGTTTATCGCTATTAATGAAGGGATGCTGGAAAGTGAAGCTGATGGTGGAAATGAATTAGATACTCAAATGGGGTTGATTTAG